The sequence GCGTGCGCAATGATGGCACAAGACGCAGACGCGTCTGAGCCCATGTTGTCTCGCTCTTTGCTGGTGCACGACGGCGCCACTCTCCGGCGGCTCGACGGTACATCAAGCTTGCTCATCCTTCTTCCGTATGAGGAGCATCTGCAACGCGAAGCCAATCTCATAGAGAACCATCATGTTGTTTTCGTGGTGACGGACGGCGACGCGGACATCGAGCTTCCTCCACTCGACCATCTCACTCTCCGTGTTGCTCTCAAGGACGTCGGAGTTCTCGAGGAGAATCTGGATAGGTTCGTTCGCGCCGGCACAAAGAGCTTGCTCGCGCTCCAGAGAGTGGCGAGAAGATTCGGGCAAATCGACCCAGAGCAATGGGCTCAGGACCTCGCGAACCCTGCCATACGACGCGCGTGGCTGGCAGGGGCGTGGAATCACCATAGAAGCGGCGATGTCGACGTGCTCGAGACCCTGACCGGCGCAAGTCAGCAGTCTCTCGTGGAGCAGCTGGAAACGGTAATCCGCCAGCCGGACCCGATGTTCACGCGAGTAGGGGCGACCTGGGCAGTCGCAGCCCCAGAGGATTCCTGGCGAACCGCGCGACTCAGCATCCGGGACGCCGATCTTAGAGAGCTCGAGCGAGGGGTGCAGACAGTCCTCGGTGCAGTGGACCCACGCCTCGAGCTGCCGCCGGAGGACCGCTGGAGCGCAGCGATCTACGGAAAAACGCGAGTGCATTCGACAGACCTCCGTGGCGGGCTCGCTCGATCCCTAGCACTCCTCGGCAGTTGGGGAGATGAGGTCCGAGTCGCGGGTGGTCGGTCCGCTCGACAATGGGCGGAAGGCGTCGTCTGGAAGCTAGTGTCCCGAGCTAACGAGGACGCTTCTGCACAGCTTTGGGAGTCAATGAGCGACATCTTGCCGCTGCTCGCCGAGGCCGCGCCCGATGTCTTCCTTCGCGCTGTGGCCGATGCGACCTCCGGCGTTGAACCGCTCGCTCGGAACTTCTTTCACGATTACACGGACGCGTGGCAGGTGAGTAGTCCGCACACAGGGCTTCTCTGGGCCCTCGAATCTGTTGCTTGGTCGAGCCGACATCTAGGCTTCGCCGCAGAAGTGCTTGCGGCCCTGGCAGAGATCGACCCGGGCGGCAAGCTGAGCAACCGTCCTGTGGGGAGCCTGAGAGGCATCTTCCGGCCATGGCTACCTCAGACTGCTGCGCCACTGGATAGCCGACTGTTGGTGATCGATGCACTCCTGCATCGACATGAAGAGGTGGCGTGGGAGCTGCTACTTGACCTGCTGCCGGGGCCTTCCGAGGTGGCGATGCCGTCGCAGAAGCCAAGGTTCCGCGATTGGGCAGACGGAGCAGATCAAGAAACTACGTATGGCGAGATCCGAAGGTTCGTCGACGCCATTTCCGAACGCATCATTGATCGAGCGGCTGAAGATCCCCACCGCTGGTCGCAGGTCGTTGGCGTCTTCAATCGCTTGCCCGACGATGGACGGCGATCGGTGCTCGCAGGAGTCGCGGAACTGAAGCGGGGCGAACTGGAACCGGCTGGTGTCAGGCAGCTCTGGGACGCGATAGATGGATTCATCCGGAGGAATCGTCGGTTCCCTGACTCGGGATGGTCGCTCTCCGAGGACTGGCTGGCGCTCCTGGAAGCTGCTGCTGCTGAACTTGCGCCTTCAACGCCCACCGAGCGGTTTCGATGGCTCTTCGACGATTGGATGCCCGATCTCGGTATGTCGACGGGGGATGATTACGCCGCATATCACCGGGAGATTGAACGGGCACGCGAGGACGGGATCAAGCGCATCATTGATGCTCAAGGTTTCGCGGCGGCCCGTCAGTTCGCCAGCGAAGTGGCGCTACCATCGGCGGTCGGCTTTGCGGCCGCGCGTGTTGACCAAGAGCACGATGCCGACGCACTGAATGATCTCGACAGCGCGGACGCGAATCGTGCCGCATTCGCGGATGCGTTCGCACGCGCGCGGTTCGGAGGTCGAATGGAAGAGCTTGCGCCGTGGATCGACGCTCTCGAAGGGCGCCCGCTAGCCCAGGCACGTTTGTTGCAGACAAGTGAAAACGTCAAACTTGCCTGGGAGACGGTGTCTGAACGCGGCGGTGCTCTTGACGCCGCCTATTGGCAGGAGTTCGTGCCCTACGGGCGCGGCGCCGATTTTCCGCACGCGAACGAGGCCGCGCGCCAACTTCTGCTCCACGATCGAGCGGCGATGGCGGTCCACACTCTTAGCTTGTTCGCGGAGCGCCTCGAGAGCGATCTCGAAGTCCAGCTTGTACTCGACGCGCTCACCCAGTTCGGGGCTGGTGACCAAGACGCCGCCCGCGTCTCTGAGCACGATCTGACGCGGCTTCTAGCGGGTTTGCGTTCCCGCGGGGTCGATGAAACAGAGATCGCTCGCCTGGAGTGGAAGTTCCTTCCTGCCCTGAATTATGAGGACGATGCGCCATCGCTTCAACAGCTCCTCGCCAAAGATCCGCAGGTGTTCGTGCAGCTAGTCGGGCTCGTATTCAGATCCACCGGATCTGACTCTGATGAGGAACGGGAAGTTGACTCCACGATCGCATCAAACGCGTTCCGTCTGCTGAAGGCCTGGCGCGTGGTTCCGGGCACCACGTCCGATGGTGCAATCGATTCCGATGTGCTGCAGGAGTGGATTAAGACTGCTCGTGCTGGTTTGGAGGAGCAGGAGCGCCTCGAGGTGGGCGAGTTGCAGATTGGAGAGGTGCTTGCACACGCTCCCACGGATCCGGATGGAACTTTTCCGGCTCGTGCAGTTAGAGATTTGCTGGAAGGCGCCCCAAATGATCGTCTGGAGCGAGGCTTCGTGATCGGACTCCATAACATGCGCGGCGTTACATCCCGAGGTATGACTGAGGGTGGCCAGCAGGAGTTTGATCTAGCCAAGGACTACGACGCGCGGGCGGAGCGGATTGAAGCGACGCATCCACGAACGGCGGGTGCGCTGCGGCAGGTGGCGGAGAGCTACCGGCAGGAAGGCCGTCGAAACGATGAAGAGGCGCGCCGTTTCCTCGAGGGGCTCGAGTACTGAACGGTGGTTATGTGGAGGCGCGAACTTCGCTTCCTGGACGGTTGCGCCTCACCTTTAGACCCGCAGCTCGATTCATACCGGGAGCCTCCGTGCGCACCGGAAGGACATTACGGGTGGAACGTTGCGGGCAACGCTGGGAATCTCAGGCCTGATGATGTGTCCGCCGTAATGGCGACCGCCCCCTATGCGGTCAGCGTACTACAGCGAACAGCTGTTCGAATGTAGCGTAACTACAAGATCACTCGACCTTGAGGAGACCAAGATGGGCCAGATCACCGAGACTCCCGCGCGTCGCCCGGGGCAGCTGAGCCGTACCGCGCTAGCGACCCGATCGCTGCGCGCTGCCGAGCGGCTGACTGGCGATGCGCGTCGCGAAGCCCTGCGGCAGCACTTCGCCGAGTTCGTTACGCGCCGTCGGACCTGCGAGATTCGTCAGGCGTGACGGGTGTTTGGATGTCAGATCGGACGTCAACATTCGTTCTGACGGGTGTCGGGTGTCGGGTGTCTATAGGGGTGGGGTGTCCAAGACACCCCAACACCCCGTATAGACACCCGACATTTGCCTGGCATCAGTCGATCGGAGCGACCTCTGCGAGCCACCAGCGGATGCCGCGAGCGCGGCCCTTGAGCTGGACCGCTTTGGCGATGACCTCGCCCGACTCCTTCATGGCGCTGAGCACCTTCCGATTCGCGACGCCCTCGGGTCCGTCACCGGTGAGGGTAGTGGTGAGCACTCCCTCGCGTCCTGCCTCGCGGAGCATCGCTCGCATCGGCTCCGCGCGGCCGTGCTGTTCCTCCTCGCGACCCTCCTCCCTCGTTACTTGCTCGCGCTGTGCTGCCGCCTGCCGATCGAGCCTCGGCAAACCGTCCTCACCCATCCGAACGCGGGTCTTCGGGAACGCCACGCCGCCGAACCTCGACACCACCGAGAAGAACCGCGCGGCTGCGCCGCTGTCGGGATTCGCGGAGTCGTAAGACCAGAGCCCGTCCGGGCCTGCAGCCGACTCGGTGCCCCCCATCGGATGCCCGCCGGTGATCGGACTGTGTGCGACGATCAGCGACGAGGGAATCTCCGTGGCCTTCATCAGCCGCTTCCACGCCGCGAACCAGAGCCCGTAGTGATCCGTGCTCTTACCGACTGCCGCCAGGACTGCCGTGAGTCCGTCCACGATGACGACGGACGGCGACCAGTAGTCGCCTTCGTTGCATCCGTCGTCGCACTCCATGAGCCAGCTCAGCCAGAGGTCGAACTTGTCGGGATCCGTTACATCGAGCACGCCCGGCCCGCCCGCGTGTTCGTCGAGGTGGATGACTTCGAGCCACGGCGATTTGAGGTCGATTCCCATCGCCGAGAGCCCGGCCTCGTAGGCGCTCGGCTCGATCTCCGCGTTGAGCACCACGACATAAAGATCGTTCCCATGCCTGGGGTCGACCTGTCGATCGACCGGCGCGAAGTGCCCGAGGAACTGCCGCCGGGGCGTCGTCAGCGCGCCGATGAGGTCGGCAACGGCAGTGGACTTTCCGGCCTTCGCGTTGCCGCTCAGCATGGGATGCGTGCCGTGCTGCCAGAGTCCGGGGATGAGCCAGCGCGGCGCCGTCCGAGGCCTTGCGCGCGGGAGCCCTCCGGTCGCGCCCGTCAGCAGCCGCAGCCGCACCATGCTCGCGACGCCCGGCGGCGCCTCGCGTCCGTTCGCGAGCTTGATGCGCCCCTCACGGCTGGCGCGGTCGCGGAACTCGAGCACGTCGTCATCGACTCCGACCCGCTCGGTCCAGTTGCTGTCCGGATGGAACGGGTCGTAGGTTCGACCCTCGTGCTCGATCACCACGCGCTCGCTCATCGGGCATTCCCCTTCCGGTCGTCCCAGCGCTTCGGTGCGCGCTTACTGAGCTTCGCCAGCTCGGCGGCGATCGCACGAGGCGGCATCGCCCTGGACGCGGCAGCTTCGATCAGCTCGCGGACGCGCCGTTCGCGGTGGCGACGCCAGTCGCTGCGGCAGCGGGTGCTGCAGTACACCCCGACCGGCTGGGGGCCGCTCACGGGGTGATAATGCCCACCGCACCACTGGCACTCGTACAGGGTCACCAGTCGATGCATCGGGGTCGGGCGCGGGCTCATTCCTGCGCTCCGCTCGCGATGCTCAGAAGCGCTGCCACACGGGCGGCCTGCGCATCGGTCAGCGGTGGCAGAGCGCTCACCATCTCGGCCGGCGTCGGCGCGGCGCTCACTGGTCGGCCTCCGTGGCGACTTCAGCCACGATGGGCAGTGCGACGACGCGACCCTTGCCGCGCAGGCGACCGTCACGCATCTTCGAGCGCGGCATGGTGCTCAGCTTTTCTTCGATCTCGTCGAGATCGAACAGCAGCTCACCGGCGCCACGACGGTACGCGACGATGTAGCCGCGACTGTGCCAGTTGTCGACGGTGCTCTCGGAGACCTCGAAGAAGCGGGCGGTTCTCGCACGCTCACGAAGGCGGCGGGCGGCGCCGCGAGGAGGAGTGGACTCGCTGGTAGACATGACAGATGTGTTCCTTTGATGGAATCGACATCCGTTCTGCTCACTGGTCGGCCAGGAGGGTGCCAGCAAGGTCCACGTCCCCGAGCAACTGAACGGTCCGTCCTCGGGGGAGGAGCGAATAGCGCCCATGTGGGCGAGGTATTCAGCGCTCCCGGTGCTTGGATTCTCCAAGACCTCCGGCTGAGCTAAGCCCGGTGGGAAGCGCCTACATTCGCTATCTCGACTTTAGCGGAGTGAGGTTCTGGAATCTACGCATCTGGGAAGCGCTCAGGCTCGATCTGCGAGGTTTCGGACTCATGGGAACCCCAGGGTTCAAGACTTGAATTCTGGGCGCTCTCCGGTCGGTTGGGAACGCGAACGCCCCGCCCTCGGACGAGGAGCGGGGCGCACGCCGCGAAGGGCTAACCCTCGTAGTCGGGGTTCGGCTTGCGGAAGGTCACCGTCGTTGCGCGAGAGAGCGCGGTCTTCGTCTCGCTCACGACTTCGTAGCCGTCGTTGAGCATCTTCTCCATGTACTTTCGGCCACCTCGGTCGGCCACGACGAAGTTCTTGACGACAACGAGGTACGGATCTCTCTTGTTCTTGCGTGCCAATGGTGTCTCCCTCGCTCGAAGGCATTCGCGATGACGCAGATCGCGGCACCGCAGGATGTGACTTATAGTCCGTGGACTCATCGTCAGCATAACGAGACGGTGAACGGATGCCCTCCGTTCCGACTCACCGTGCCGCGTTCGGCGCGCGAGTGCGCGAGCTGCGCACGGCTCGCGGGTGGTCGCAGGAGGAGTTCGCACATCGTGCCGATCTCGATCGCACGTACGTGAGCGGTGTCGAGCGCGGTGTGAGGAATCCCACACTCGATGTGATCAACCATCTGGCGAAGGCGCTCGGCGTTGATGTCATGGAGTTCTTCTCGCGTTAGCCGGTGACTTCTGCCGCGCAGCTCTCCACCGTCATTGTGCGCGTTTAACGCACTCGGGGTTCATCAGGCCTCAATTGACGGTGCGCTCGCTGTACGGCGCGCCAAGCCGCAATTCAAGTATGTCGTTGAGAGCCGATGCTGTACTTTTGCGCGCCCTGAGTCCCGCGGTGCGGATCGATGCGTGCTCACAAGCTGGGGACGGTAGTCAGGTTTGCATCGAGCTTTGCGTTTAAGAATTTCAAAACCGCAGAAGTGTCGGTGGTCCACGCTATGATGTGTAGTACCGATCGAACGTAGGAGGATCAGATGCCATTTGAGGTGTTCGACAAGCGCATGGCGCCGCTGGCGAAGGCGCCGAGTGTGACGATCCAGAAGCGCGGGATTTTCTCGATCAATCGGACCGCCCACAAGCTCATCAATGACGCCGAGACAATCGAGCTGCTGTACGACAAGGAGGCTCAGATCATCGCCCTGCGGCCTTCCAACGAACCGCACGCCTATGCAATCCGACCTCAGTCGGCGCGCGACACGGGTCAGATGATTCTGTCCGCGACTGCCTTCACGCAGTACTACGACATCGATACGAGCGTTAGCCGGCGATACAAGCCGTACGAACAGGACGGAATGCTCTGTATCGATCTCGCCGGTCCCAGTGCCGAGGTGCGTGGAAACCGAGCGAAGCAGGAAGGCTCCGATGACGACGAGCCCTAAAGACTTCTGGCCTGACCCCGTTGGCGCAGGATCAGGCCAGAACCGGCCCGAGGGCGCGGTGATGACTTGCTCTGTCATCTCCAGCGTATCGAAGATTCCAGAGACCGCCGGTCTCGCTTCTCCTCGGGCCATCATCCCGAAGGAGGGGCGAATGCCCGCCATCACCGATTACTACGGCATCTCCGGAGCCGTACCATTCGTCGACGTGGAGATCACGGCCGACAACCGCCTGTACGTCGACCCGCATGCGATTCGGCTGAGCAAGGGGCCGCAGCCTTTCGCGGCCGAGGCAGTCGAGTGCAGCGACACGTTCCTGCAGGAGGTTACCGCCTGCGTGATCAACGGTCCGGCCTTCCACCGACGAGGCGAAGACCTGCTCCAGCACTTCGTGGAGCCATGGGAAACCCGGCTCGGCATGTCCGAAGAGGGGTTCCACGGACATGGCGGGGCCGCGATCGTCGGACAGTGGATCTGGAAAACTCTCACGGATGACGTTGAGGCGCTCGTTCGTGTCGGAGTCCTCCGGCAGCTGGAGGATCTGCCGCTGTTCGTCGACGGGATTGACCGTGACATCACGTCCGACCTCACTACCCGTATCGTGTTCCATCCTCTCGCGAGGTTCACCGCAGCGATGGTCGCGGCGTACCCGGAGTTCACGGCCGGTGAGCACGTCGTGAAGGTGTTCCGGAAACAGGTCTGGAACCCCGAGCTTCGGGAGTGGGATGAGGTGGAAATTGCCCTTCCCGTGGCGGATGGCAAGCCGCTGCTGCTCGTGCCGAAGGGTTGGGCGCGACCCACGCTGCTGATGTCGGCGGGACGCTTCTACGAGACCAGCGTCTTGTCGTTCGCCCAGCTCGAACAGGCGGTCCTCTCCTCACGGGGCAAGCTGCTGAAGACGCCGAAGGACGAGCTCAAGAAGCAGGCCGGCCTCGGTCGCGGCCGGGCGACGAACCTTCGCGTGACGAAGCGAGCGTTCGATAGCGAGCAGGACCTCCTCGCGGTGTTCAAGTCGTTCGTCGCCTCCCGCCTCAAGAGGGCCGATAGCGACGGTGAGGCCGCCGCGTAGCGTGAGCGCAGGGTGCCGTCGTGCCGAATGGTGCGACGGCACCCCTGTTCTCTGGGGACAGGTCACGACTCCACATCATGCGGCTTGCGGTTGATCACCGTGCCGTTCTGCATGATCCAGTAGAGGTAGCCGTCGAGGTCGATCGAGCGGTAGGAGCCCCCGCGCCAGCGGCGGATGTAGTGGTAGTCGCGGATCAGCAGGTAGAGCCGCTCGTGCAAGGTCCCGAGACCTGCG is a genomic window of Agromyces protaetiae containing:
- a CDS encoding AAA family ATPase, whose product is MSERVVIEHEGRTYDPFHPDSNWTERVGVDDDVLEFRDRASREGRIKLANGREAPPGVASMVRLRLLTGATGGLPRARPRTAPRWLIPGLWQHGTHPMLSGNAKAGKSTAVADLIGALTTPRRQFLGHFAPVDRQVDPRHGNDLYVVVLNAEIEPSAYEAGLSAMGIDLKSPWLEVIHLDEHAGGPGVLDVTDPDKFDLWLSWLMECDDGCNEGDYWSPSVVIVDGLTAVLAAVGKSTDHYGLWFAAWKRLMKATEIPSSLIVAHSPITGGHPMGGTESAAGPDGLWSYDSANPDSGAAARFFSVVSRFGGVAFPKTRVRMGEDGLPRLDRQAAAQREQVTREEGREEEQHGRAEPMRAMLREAGREGVLTTTLTGDGPEGVANRKVLSAMKESGEVIAKAVQLKGRARGIRWWLAEVAPID
- a CDS encoding helix-turn-helix domain-containing protein, with product MPSVPTHRAAFGARVRELRTARGWSQEEFAHRADLDRTYVSGVERGVRNPTLDVINHLAKALGVDVMEFFSR